A stretch of the Lactuca sativa cultivar Salinas chromosome 9, Lsat_Salinas_v11, whole genome shotgun sequence genome encodes the following:
- the LOC111892854 gene encoding uncharacterized protein LOC111892854: MAKPFFLFFLLIICLLSSTPESRWPPPFLGKSPRLLKTQNILVQPKYTYETRYFDQTLDHFSFNGLPKFQQHYLINSDHWVGAGPNRLGPIFLYCGNEGDIEWFAANTDFVWELAPRFGAMVIFPEHRYYGESMPYGSQKEAYKNASTLAYLTAEQALADYALLITDLKRNLSAEASPVILFGGSYGGSKIFSNNFNKN; encoded by the exons ATGGCAAAACCCTTTTTCTTATTCTTCCTCCTAATCATCTGCCTACTTTCATCAACACCGGAATCTCGCTGGCCACCTCCATTTCTCGGCAAATCCCCACGGCTTCTCAAAACCCAAAACATTCTTGTTCAGCCGAAGTACACTTACGAGACACGATACTTTGATCAGACTCTTGATCATTTCAGCTTCAATGGTCTTCCCAAGTTCCAACAACATTATCTCATCAACTCCGATCACTGGGTGGGCGCAGGCCCTAATCGTTTGGGTCCAATCTTCCTTTATTGCGGCAACGAAGGCGACATCGAATGGTTCGCTGCCAACACCGACTTCGTTTGGGAACTCGCCCCTCGTTTTGGTGCCATGGTCATCTTCCCCGAA CATCGATATTATGGTGAATCGATGCCATATGGAAGCCAGAAAGAGGCATACAAGAACGCTTCTACTTTAGCCTATCTAACAGCCGAACAAGCACTTGCTGATTACGCTCTTCTCATCACCGATTTGAAGAGAAATTTGTCAGCCGAAGCGTCACCTGTAATCTTGTTCGGCGGATCATACGGTGGAAGTAAGATCTTTtccaacaatttcaacaaaaattaa